From the Chlamydiota bacterium genome, the window CTGCCACTGCCGGACCATCCCGAGGTAGTGGTTGTTCAGGATGAGGACCTTGACCGGGAGGTCGTTCTCCACGGCGGTGGCGAGCTCCTGGATGTTCATCTGGAAGCTCCCGTCTCCCGAGATGACCGCGACGAGCCGCTTCGGGAACGCCGCCTGCGCCCCGAGCCCCGCGGGGAAGCCGTAGCCCATCGTCCCGAGCCCGCCGGAGGAGATGAAGGTCCGCGGCTTGACGATCTTGCAGTACTGCCCCGCCCACATCTGGTGCTGCCCGACGTCGGTCGCGATGATCGCCTCCCCCCCCGTCAGCTCCCGGAGCTTTTCTATGACGAACTGCGGCTTGAGCCCGTCCTTGCGCCGGTAGCTGAGCGGGTGCTTCTTCTTCCACTCCTCGATCTTCGCCAGCCACTCCGCGTCGTCGCACCGCTTGACGATCTTGACGAGCTCGCGAAGGACCTGCTTCACGTCGCCCACGATCGGGACGTCGACCTTGACGTTCTTGTGGACGGAGGCCGGGTCTATGTCGATGTGGATGATCCGCGCGTGGGTGGCGAAGGTGGAGAGTTTGCCGGTGACCCGGTCGTCGAAGCGGGCCCCGATGGCGACGATCAGGTCGGCCTCCGCGATCGCGTAGTTCGCGTACACCGTCCCGTGCATCCCGAGCATCCCCAGGGAGAGCTCGTGCGTCTCGGGGAACGCCCCGAGCCCCATCAGGGTGGTGGTGACCGGGATGCCGGCCTTGACGGCGAGGGCGGTGACCTCCTTGTCGGCCCCCGAGGTGATCGCGCCGCCGCCGACGTACATGATGGGTCGCTTCGCCTTCGAGATCTCCGCCGCCGCGCGCTTGATCTGCTGCGGGTGCCCCTCGTAGGTCGGCTTGTAGCCGCGGAGCTCGATCGTGGCGGGGTAGGGGACGGCGGTCTCGGCCCTCTGGATATCCTTCGGCAGGTCGACGAGGACCGGCCCCGGGCGGCCGGTCGAGGCGATGACGAACGCCTCCTTGAGGATCCGCGGTAGGTCCTCGATCCGGTCCACGAGGTAGTTATGCTTGGTGATCGGCCTCGTGATGCCGACGATGTCCGCCTCCTGGAAGGCGTCGTTTCCGATCATCGGCGTCGGTATTTGGCCGGTGAGCGCCACGAGCGGGACCGAGTCCATCGCGGCGGTCGCGATCCCCGTCACGAGGTTGGTCGCCCCGGGGCCCGAGGTGGCGAGGCAGACGCCCACCTTGCCCGAGGCGCGGGCGTAGCCGTCGGCGGCGTGCGCCGCGGCCTGCTCGTGCCGGGTGAGGATGAACCTGA encodes:
- the ilvB gene encoding biosynthetic-type acetolactate synthase large subunit, whose protein sequence is MKGCDIVVDALLREKVEVLFGYPGGMVMDIFDSLYESPIRFILTRHEQAAAHAADGYARASGKVGVCLATSGPGATNLVTGIATAAMDSVPLVALTGQIPTPMIGNDAFQEADIVGITRPITKHNYLVDRIEDLPRILKEAFVIASTGRPGPVLVDLPKDIQRAETAVPYPATIELRGYKPTYEGHPQQIKRAAAEISKAKRPIMYVGGGAITSGADKEVTALAVKAGIPVTTTLMGLGAFPETHELSLGMLGMHGTVYANYAIAEADLIVAIGARFDDRVTGKLSTFATHARIIHIDIDPASVHKNVKVDVPIVGDVKQVLRELVKIVKRCDDAEWLAKIEEWKKKHPLSYRRKDGLKPQFVIEKLRELTGGEAIIATDVGQHQMWAGQYCKIVKPRTFISSGGLGTMGYGFPAGLGAQAAFPKRLVAVISGDGSFQMNIQELATAVENDLPVKVLILNNHYLGMVRQWQQLFYKKRYSATCLARNAMCPKVCDGTAGKCPPYVPDFVKVAEAYGAVGMRVGSEKEVAPSLREAFKIRKPVVIDFQVAHEENVFPMVPAGASVKEMIQGAELV